In one Arthrobacter jinronghuae genomic region, the following are encoded:
- a CDS encoding alpha/beta fold hydrolase: MLIHGFGVDHRILLPLESALGDLAWRRIYLDLPWAENGSRKPAAGAQEVADGVVDEMRNRLGDEPFALIGNSFGGMVARHVAHTLKDQVLGLATLVSVFTAVHEDRILPPRQIIHRDPALMKAAAEGSSDFEDEAVLQTADVFAGFSEYVFPGLQGADQALMEQIAANYALDTEPELAHPQPFEAPSLHIFGRQDHVTGYEDGWAVREHYPRGTFTVLDAAGHNLHLERPALVSALIRDWIERVEIHGGSGSSAGLS, translated from the coding sequence GTGCTCATACATGGGTTTGGCGTGGACCACCGGATCCTGCTGCCCCTGGAAAGCGCCCTTGGCGACCTTGCCTGGCGTCGCATTTATCTTGACCTTCCGTGGGCCGAGAACGGCTCCCGGAAGCCCGCCGCCGGCGCCCAAGAGGTGGCCGACGGCGTCGTCGACGAAATGAGGAACCGGCTCGGCGACGAGCCGTTTGCCCTGATCGGAAATTCCTTCGGCGGCATGGTGGCCCGTCACGTTGCCCATACCCTGAAGGACCAGGTGCTCGGGCTGGCGACCCTGGTATCGGTGTTCACGGCAGTTCACGAAGACCGGATCCTGCCGCCCCGGCAAATCATTCACCGGGACCCTGCCCTAATGAAGGCAGCGGCAGAGGGCTCATCCGACTTCGAGGACGAGGCGGTCCTGCAGACAGCCGACGTTTTTGCGGGCTTCTCCGAATACGTGTTCCCTGGCCTCCAGGGTGCGGATCAGGCACTTATGGAACAGATCGCCGCAAACTACGCGCTGGACACGGAGCCCGAGCTCGCCCACCCGCAGCCGTTCGAAGCACCGTCCCTGCATATTTTCGGCCGGCAGGACCATGTCACGGGATATGAAGACGGCTGGGCAGTGCGCGAGCATTACCCGCGCGGCACCTTCACCGTGCTGGACGCCGCGGGGCACAACCTCCACCTCGAACGTCCGGCGCTGGTCTCAGCACTGATTCGGGACTGGATTGAGCGCGTTGAAATCCACGGCGGTTCCGGTTCATCCGCCGGACTGTCCTAG
- a CDS encoding GntR family transcriptional regulator, with protein MDTPNDLGRPLNADSTEPLHLQLREHLRAQILNHSLPPGTSLPSEAQLQVRFGVSRSVVRQALGALEMDGLILRGRGRGSTVAPRREHHRLIHEISGLSTQVAGTGASVGTEVLSLTEQPADAVTAVLGTSQVLSVERLRSADGVPIAVIHTWLPLPRFSALTVGDLTDASLHAVMKSKFDVGIVSGKRQIRAVPGDEHLMSLLALKEGSPVLLLEGTSYDADGNAVEVFSTWHHPDHVVFDINIQREPAGSDGTGTGDAPNTGRPRSRHPGQAGDAVAARARQLSVELLQMADSLENPG; from the coding sequence ATGGACACACCTAACGACCTGGGACGCCCGCTCAACGCCGACAGCACTGAGCCGCTTCACCTACAGCTTCGCGAACACCTACGGGCACAGATCCTCAATCATTCACTGCCACCGGGAACTTCGCTGCCAAGCGAGGCACAGCTACAGGTGCGTTTCGGTGTCTCCCGCTCGGTGGTTCGGCAGGCACTGGGCGCACTGGAGATGGACGGCCTTATCCTGCGCGGCAGGGGCAGGGGCAGCACGGTGGCCCCGCGCCGGGAACACCACCGGCTGATACATGAAATATCCGGCCTTTCCACGCAGGTCGCCGGCACCGGGGCCAGCGTGGGCACGGAGGTACTGTCCTTAACCGAGCAGCCGGCCGACGCGGTGACGGCTGTCCTCGGTACATCACAGGTGCTCTCTGTTGAAAGGCTCAGGTCTGCGGACGGCGTTCCTATAGCCGTCATTCACACCTGGTTGCCTTTACCGAGGTTCTCTGCCCTTACCGTTGGAGACCTTACCGACGCCTCGCTGCATGCCGTGATGAAATCCAAGTTCGACGTCGGAATCGTCTCCGGCAAGCGTCAGATCAGGGCAGTGCCGGGCGACGAGCATCTTATGTCATTGCTTGCCCTGAAGGAGGGCTCTCCCGTCCTGCTTTTGGAGGGCACCAGCTATGACGCCGACGGCAACGCTGTTGAAGTGTTCTCGACTTGGCACCACCCGGATCATGTGGTTTTCGACATTAACATCCAGCGTGAGCCCGCCGGTTCGGACGGCACCGGAACCGGCGATGCTCCGAACACAGGGCGGCCGCGAAGCAGGCACCCCGGGCAGGCAGGAGATGCAGTTGCGGCGCGTGCCCGCCAGCTTAGTGTCGAGCTGCTACAGATGGCGGACAGTCTCGAGAACCCGGGCTAA
- a CDS encoding FMN reductase, translating to MVDRRIVVVSGGLGVPSSSRMLADALASAAKAEIEGLGLSASVSTFELREYAVDIANNMVTGYAAPRLDAAINELIAADALVAVTPVFTASMSGLFKSFFDVIDNTALDGKPVLLGATGGSARHSMVLDYSLRPMFSYLRARVAPTAVYAAPGDWGTGETGTGSLDQRVHRAAGELVALLGDAPVQKRRDPAQSLPFEELLAQTQRK from the coding sequence ATGGTGGATCGCAGGATTGTCGTGGTTTCGGGCGGACTGGGTGTTCCGTCGTCGTCCCGGATGCTTGCCGATGCCTTGGCGTCGGCGGCCAAGGCTGAGATCGAGGGACTTGGGCTGAGCGCCAGCGTCAGCACCTTCGAACTGCGTGAATACGCCGTGGATATCGCCAACAACATGGTGACCGGTTACGCCGCGCCGCGGCTGGACGCAGCGATAAACGAGCTTATTGCGGCTGATGCACTTGTTGCGGTGACCCCGGTGTTCACCGCTTCGATGAGCGGGCTGTTCAAGTCCTTCTTCGACGTCATCGACAACACTGCCTTGGACGGCAAACCGGTACTGCTCGGCGCCACCGGCGGCAGTGCCCGGCATTCCATGGTCCTGGACTATTCCCTGCGGCCGATGTTCAGCTATCTCCGCGCCCGGGTTGCTCCAACCGCTGTCTACGCCGCACCGGGCGACTGGGGAACGGGCGAAACCGGTACCGGTTCCCTGGACCAGCGGGTCCACCGTGCCGCCGGAGAACTGGTGGCACTGCTGGGGGATGCACCGGTGCAGAAGCGCCGGGATCCGGCGCAGTCGCTGCCCTTCGAGGAATTGCTCGCTCAGACGCAGCGCAAGTAA
- the pdxA gene encoding 4-hydroxythreonine-4-phosphate dehydrogenase PdxA, with amino-acid sequence MSNPVLALTLGDVAGIGPEITAKALLGHDELRSECTPIVIGDESAMRAGVLNVGGDPDVVRVLDSLEDATNKPGTIELLQTGPSLADVKLGELSPVAGDASYRFVVEACRLAREGRVQGIVTAPLNKAAMHAGGHKWPGHTELLAHEFGVENFSLVLSAGDLYFFHLTTHVSLRRAIDDVTPERTGNVIELVSAFTKALGRPDEPIGLAGLNPHAGENRLFGDEDADILAPAVAAAREAGINVHGPLPADALIPAAVNGKWNMVIACYHDQGHAPFKAVYGDDGVNITVGLPVVRVSVDHGTAFDIAGKGIARETSLVLSLRRAAQLAPGWDHVWQTAQKN; translated from the coding sequence ATGAGCAATCCCGTCCTAGCCCTGACTCTCGGGGACGTCGCAGGAATCGGCCCTGAAATTACGGCCAAGGCTCTCCTCGGACACGATGAGCTGCGATCCGAGTGCACCCCCATTGTTATAGGCGATGAGTCCGCCATGCGCGCCGGCGTCTTAAACGTCGGTGGTGACCCCGACGTGGTTCGGGTACTGGACTCGTTGGAGGATGCCACCAATAAGCCCGGCACCATTGAACTCCTCCAGACCGGCCCCTCGTTGGCCGATGTGAAGCTCGGGGAACTCAGCCCTGTGGCGGGTGACGCCTCCTACCGTTTCGTCGTCGAGGCATGTCGTCTGGCCCGTGAAGGCAGGGTTCAGGGAATCGTAACTGCCCCGCTTAACAAGGCAGCAATGCATGCCGGGGGACACAAATGGCCCGGGCATACCGAACTGCTGGCGCACGAATTCGGAGTGGAGAATTTCAGCCTTGTCCTGTCCGCCGGGGACCTGTACTTCTTCCACCTGACCACGCATGTTTCCCTGCGCCGCGCCATTGACGATGTCACGCCGGAGCGTACCGGAAACGTAATCGAACTCGTCAGTGCTTTCACCAAGGCCCTGGGTCGGCCCGACGAACCGATTGGACTGGCTGGGCTGAACCCGCATGCCGGCGAAAACCGTCTCTTCGGTGATGAAGACGCCGATATCCTTGCACCCGCCGTCGCGGCCGCACGTGAGGCTGGAATCAATGTGCACGGACCGTTGCCCGCTGATGCCCTTATCCCGGCGGCCGTCAATGGCAAGTGGAATATGGTCATTGCCTGCTACCACGACCAGGGACACGCACCTTTCAAGGCCGTGTATGGGGACGACGGCGTCAATATCACCGTTGGCCTCCCGGTCGTTCGGGTTTCGGTGGACCACGGCACGGCATTCGATATTGCAGGAAAGGGAATTGCCAGGGAGACCAGCCTGGTCCTGTCGCTTCGCCGCGCTGCGCAGCTTGCACCAGGGTGGGACCACGTATGGCAGACGGCACAGAAGAACTAG
- a CDS encoding GNAT family N-acetyltransferase has translation MNDSAGLQEWSSSMLTGERVRFRELREPDLAHLAEWWNDPAQAILQQDRVTVRPQETAAAMFRTWSKNESPSGFGYSIVNPAEKLIGHISVWGISVPERIATMAIIISPEFQDQGLGRESLQLGLRIVFDEMGAHKAELQTWSYNSRAIHLYRSLGFREEGRRRAAVFHRGEFHDQVLLGMLEEEYRAAG, from the coding sequence ATGAATGATTCCGCTGGCCTCCAGGAATGGTCATCGTCAATGCTCACCGGCGAGCGGGTCCGCTTCCGGGAGCTTCGGGAACCCGACCTCGCACACCTCGCCGAGTGGTGGAATGACCCGGCCCAGGCGATCCTCCAGCAGGACCGGGTCACCGTCCGTCCGCAGGAGACCGCGGCGGCCATGTTCCGGACCTGGAGCAAGAATGAGTCACCGTCAGGTTTCGGTTACAGCATTGTCAATCCGGCCGAAAAGCTGATCGGTCATATCAGTGTCTGGGGTATATCCGTTCCGGAACGGATTGCCACCATGGCGATCATCATTAGTCCGGAATTCCAGGACCAGGGCCTGGGCCGGGAATCCCTGCAACTCGGACTGCGGATTGTCTTTGATGAAATGGGTGCGCATAAGGCCGAACTGCAGACATGGTCCTATAACTCGAGGGCCATCCACCTGTATCGCTCGCTGGGGTTCCGGGAGGAAGGGCGACGCCGCGCGGCCGTGTTCCACCGTGGAGAGTTCCACGACCAGGTGCTGCTCGGGATGCTGGAAGAGGAATACCGGGCCGCGGGCTAG
- a CDS encoding DEAD/DEAH box helicase, which translates to MLETPPLVDVTDVIRVVGGSAFQRGQTYAKGGAVEALEWDAQSEVLRASVRGGASVPYRTMLQLGAKRQGDYRLLDNHCSCPLGFDCKHVAAAALQSNTEHLISRQELSAPAIRPSVPAWQQSLQTLIDADLADSTKPTETTPLGLQFELRNFAAAAASRWGAPTPRSRHRATPFRLGVRPVVRNSKGNWVKNNLAWSNISYQTYGLRLDPDQHRWFSQFPALHRSNGVSYFGQNDSWLYLDDFANPLLWQLLDEAVRLGIPFVGTKKDAAVRVGKLATLSLDVRAAGGDTPAPLQLLPTLEVDGSPVPLEDAGIIGSHGIYLRSPQNTITLAPTAKTLTEQDKGLLLQGAPVMVPKADAAVFLEKFYPRLRQVLPVTSSDDSVEFPEIEPPALVLTAAFGPEDQLTLTWNWVYQHGSSQTRLPLTRAPQSAKAGTADDGDTSYRDIPAEAALLASAGKTLHAVPRNRTLREIEAAEFTEHVLPELEKLDGVRVEIEGTRPDYRELLEAPKLKITTVETERRDWFDLAVMVTVEGRLVPFADIFKAIAQGKTKLLLVDRTYLSLDRPEFEHLHALINEAQGLQEWDTGELSISRYQAGLWSELEGLAEETEEAVAWRESVSALLNLESVDPVPLPAGLQASLRPYQQDGFNWLAFLWNHGLGGILADDMGLGKTLQTLALLAHAREQGGTKPAHPFLVVAPTSVVPNWASEAARFTPGLKVVTVSDTSGKSRVPLAEVVAGADVVLTSYAVFRLDFASYRKLDWDGLILDEAQFVKNRVTRVHQCARDLPAPFKLAITGTPMENNLMELWGLFAIVAPGLFPSARKFADEYQRPIERGDSPELLARLRRRIRPLLMRRTKEAVAKDLPEKQEQILEVELHPKHRKIYETHLQRERQKLMGLIQDMDRNRMIVFRSLTLLRMLSLDASLVEAEEYDGVPSAKLDVLFEQLEDITAEGHRALIFSQFTSFLKKAAQRLDEQGIKYAYLDGSTRNRAEVIASFKDGVVPVFLISLKAGGFGLNLTEADYVFLLDPWWNPAAESQAVDRTHRIGQKNNVMVYRMVARDTIEEKVMALKEQKAKLFSSVMDDDAVFSSALTADDIRSLLQ; encoded by the coding sequence ATGCTCGAAACCCCTCCGCTCGTAGACGTTACCGACGTCATCCGCGTGGTCGGCGGATCAGCGTTTCAGCGGGGCCAGACCTACGCCAAGGGCGGGGCCGTGGAGGCCCTGGAGTGGGATGCGCAAAGCGAGGTGCTGCGCGCGTCTGTCCGCGGCGGCGCTTCCGTCCCCTACCGGACCATGCTGCAGCTCGGCGCCAAACGCCAGGGCGACTACCGCTTGCTGGATAACCATTGCAGCTGCCCTCTCGGCTTCGACTGCAAGCATGTTGCCGCAGCAGCACTGCAGAGCAACACCGAGCATTTGATTTCCCGGCAGGAGCTCTCCGCCCCCGCCATACGGCCATCCGTGCCGGCCTGGCAGCAGTCCCTGCAGACCCTGATCGATGCGGATCTGGCGGACAGCACCAAACCCACGGAAACCACTCCCCTGGGACTGCAGTTCGAGCTGCGGAACTTTGCCGCGGCAGCGGCGTCCCGCTGGGGTGCTCCCACCCCGCGCAGCCGGCACCGGGCCACGCCCTTCCGTCTGGGGGTGCGTCCGGTGGTGCGCAATTCCAAGGGCAACTGGGTCAAGAACAACCTGGCGTGGAGCAACATCAGCTACCAGACCTACGGGCTGCGGCTGGATCCGGACCAGCACCGCTGGTTCTCCCAGTTCCCGGCCCTGCACCGTTCCAACGGCGTGAGCTACTTCGGGCAGAATGACTCGTGGCTGTATCTCGACGACTTCGCCAATCCCCTGCTCTGGCAGCTGCTGGATGAAGCGGTGCGGCTGGGCATCCCGTTTGTCGGCACCAAGAAGGACGCCGCCGTCCGCGTAGGGAAACTAGCCACCCTGTCCCTGGATGTCCGGGCCGCCGGCGGGGACACTCCGGCGCCCCTGCAGCTGCTGCCGACACTCGAAGTGGACGGCTCGCCGGTCCCGCTGGAAGATGCCGGGATCATCGGCAGCCACGGTATTTACCTCCGCTCGCCGCAGAACACCATCACGCTGGCACCCACGGCCAAGACCCTGACGGAACAGGACAAGGGCCTGCTGCTCCAAGGCGCCCCGGTAATGGTGCCGAAGGCAGATGCCGCCGTATTCCTCGAGAAGTTCTACCCGCGGCTGCGGCAGGTCCTGCCGGTCACCAGCAGTGACGACTCCGTTGAGTTCCCTGAGATCGAGCCGCCCGCATTGGTTCTCACCGCGGCCTTCGGCCCCGAGGACCAGTTGACCCTGACCTGGAACTGGGTCTATCAGCACGGCAGTTCCCAGACCCGGCTGCCGCTCACCCGTGCACCGCAGAGCGCCAAGGCAGGGACAGCGGACGACGGCGATACCTCCTACCGCGACATCCCCGCCGAGGCAGCGCTCCTGGCGTCCGCGGGGAAAACCCTGCACGCGGTACCCCGCAACCGGACCCTGCGCGAGATAGAGGCCGCCGAGTTCACCGAGCATGTCCTGCCGGAGCTGGAGAAGCTCGACGGGGTGCGGGTGGAAATCGAAGGAACCCGGCCCGATTACCGGGAGCTGCTCGAGGCGCCGAAGCTGAAAATCACCACGGTGGAAACCGAACGCCGCGACTGGTTCGACCTCGCGGTGATGGTCACGGTGGAGGGCCGGCTGGTCCCGTTCGCGGATATCTTCAAGGCCATCGCGCAGGGCAAAACCAAGCTGCTGCTCGTGGACCGGACCTACCTTTCCCTGGACCGTCCCGAGTTTGAACATCTGCACGCCCTGATCAACGAGGCACAGGGCCTGCAGGAATGGGATACCGGAGAACTGTCCATCAGCCGTTACCAGGCCGGGCTGTGGTCCGAGCTGGAGGGACTGGCGGAGGAAACCGAGGAAGCCGTCGCCTGGCGGGAGTCCGTCTCGGCACTGCTGAATCTGGAGTCCGTGGACCCGGTGCCGCTGCCGGCCGGGCTCCAGGCCAGCCTGCGGCCGTACCAGCAGGACGGTTTCAACTGGCTGGCGTTCCTCTGGAACCACGGACTGGGCGGAATCCTGGCCGATGACATGGGGCTCGGCAAGACCCTGCAGACCCTGGCCCTGCTTGCCCATGCCCGTGAACAGGGCGGGACTAAACCGGCTCATCCCTTCCTGGTGGTTGCCCCCACCTCGGTGGTTCCCAACTGGGCCTCCGAGGCCGCACGCTTCACACCCGGGCTGAAGGTGGTGACAGTCTCCGACACCAGCGGCAAGTCCCGCGTACCGCTCGCCGAAGTGGTGGCAGGTGCCGACGTCGTCCTCACCTCCTACGCGGTGTTCCGGCTTGACTTCGCCTCCTACCGGAAACTGGACTGGGACGGCCTGATTCTCGATGAGGCGCAGTTCGTCAAGAACCGGGTGACCCGCGTCCACCAGTGCGCTCGGGACCTGCCCGCGCCGTTCAAACTGGCCATCACGGGCACCCCGATGGAAAACAACCTGATGGAGCTCTGGGGGTTGTTCGCCATCGTGGCACCGGGCCTGTTCCCTTCCGCCCGCAAATTCGCCGACGAATACCAGCGGCCCATCGAACGCGGCGACAGCCCCGAACTGCTGGCACGGCTGCGCAGGCGCATTCGGCCGCTGCTGATGCGCCGCACCAAGGAAGCCGTGGCCAAGGACCTGCCGGAAAAGCAGGAACAGATCCTTGAGGTTGAACTGCATCCGAAGCACCGCAAGATTTACGAGACGCATCTGCAGCGCGAACGCCAGAAACTCATGGGCCTCATCCAGGACATGGACCGGAACCGCATGATCGTCTTCCGTTCCCTCACCCTGCTGCGCATGCTCAGCCTGGACGCGTCACTCGTCGAGGCGGAGGAGTACGACGGCGTGCCCTCGGCGAAGCTGGACGTACTCTTTGAGCAGCTCGAAGACATTACTGCCGAGGGCCACCGGGCCCTGATCTTCAGCCAGTTCACTTCCTTCCTGAAAAAGGCCGCCCAGCGCCTGGACGAGCAGGGCATCAAGTACGCCTACCTCGACGGCTCCACCCGCAACCGGGCCGAAGTGATTGCTTCCTTCAAGGACGGCGTTGTTCCCGTGTTCCTGATCAGCCTCAAGGCCGGCGGATTCGGGCTGAACCTGACGGAGGCGGATTACGTCTTCCTGCTGGATCCGTGGTGGAACCCGGCAGCGGAATCCCAAGCAGTGGACCGCACGCACCGGATCGGGCAGAAGAACAACGTGATGGTCTACCGCATGGTCGCCCGGGACACGATCGAGGAAAAGGTCATGGCGTTGAAGGAGCAAAAGGCGAAGCTCTTCTCGTCCGTGATGGACGACGACGCCGTCTTCAGTTCCGCGCTCACCGCTGACGACATCCGGTCACTGCTGCAGTAA
- a CDS encoding MarR family winged helix-turn-helix transcriptional regulator produces the protein MANQERPIGFWLKLVDQLVDDQFGASFEEHGVTRRQWQMMNLLVEGPATQKELSDGLRPFFPAVETGTSAELIEELRESGWVLLEDGQYQLTDLGSRSLENLRGAVDRIRQLMTDNITEEEYTALLAVLQRMASNLGWDGDVASGPRVDT, from the coding sequence ATGGCGAATCAGGAGCGTCCCATCGGATTCTGGCTCAAGCTCGTCGACCAACTGGTCGACGACCAGTTTGGTGCCAGCTTCGAAGAACACGGCGTGACCCGCCGGCAGTGGCAAATGATGAACCTGCTGGTTGAAGGCCCCGCTACCCAAAAAGAGTTATCGGACGGCCTGCGCCCCTTCTTTCCCGCGGTGGAGACCGGCACCTCCGCGGAACTTATCGAGGAACTGCGGGAATCCGGCTGGGTGCTGCTGGAAGACGGCCAGTACCAGCTCACCGACCTCGGCAGCCGAAGCCTGGAGAACCTCCGCGGTGCGGTGGACCGGATTCGGCAACTGATGACGGACAACATCACTGAAGAGGAATACACCGCCCTGCTTGCCGTCCTGCAGCGGATGGCCAGCAATCTGGGGTGGGACGGCGACGTCGCCTCCGGCCCCCGCGTAGACACGTAG